One segment of Hemicordylus capensis ecotype Gifberg chromosome 8, rHemCap1.1.pri, whole genome shotgun sequence DNA contains the following:
- the PLAT gene encoding tissue-type plasminogen activator yields the protein MSLGRGFFPLLLLFGMISTFPCQDLPLRIQRGVRGSRPRGMCTDPSTRRVYQSRETWLRWSNNRVEYCRCESGRSHCHAVPVQICPKQQCLHEGRCRQALYSPGHFLCLCPPGYSGLHCEIDTKAMCYEDAGVKYRGTWSETESGMECLNWNSSAVAQKRYSARRADALQLGLGNHNYCRNPDKDTKPWCHIYRGGSYSWDFCSIASCSREKDKCVSGRGTDYRGRHSTTSSGASCLRWDSELLAGKIYTAKKTNAQQLGLGSHNYCRNPDNDTKPWCQVWKGGKAQWEYCDVPACSMCGLRKQKVSQFRMKGGRYSDIQSHPWQAAIFVKVQGKYIFHCGGVLISSCWVLSAAHCLPDNLRANRLQVVLGRTSRMTPEANEQRFQVEKYVLHKDYDSRTYDNDIALLKLNSLFGACATETDNVRPACLPEPGLELPDWTQCEISGYGMHEDFSYFYSERLKEGQVRLYPDSQCIPQRLDNRTVTKNMLCAGDTRNLDDACKGDSGGPLVCLNNGRMNLLGIISWGVSCGKKDTPGVYTRVVRYLDWIQDHTRP from the exons ATGAGTCTGGGACGAGGCTTCTTcccactcctgctgctgttcgGAATGATTTCCACTTTTCCATGCCAG GACCTTCCCTTGCGCATTCAACGAGGAGTTCGAGGATCCAGACCAAGAG GCATGTGCACAGATCCATCAACCCGCCGGGTTTACCAGTCGAGGGAGACCTGGCTACGCTGGTCAAACAACCGAGTTGAATACTGTCGGTGCGAGAGCGGCCGCAGCCACTGCCACGCAGTGCCTGTCCAAA TCTGTCCGAAGCAGCAGTGCCTGCACGAGGGCCGCTGTCGCCAAGCTCTCTACTCCCCCGGCCATTTCCTCTGCTTATGCCCCCCGGGATACTCGGGGCTTCACTGTGAGATCG ATACCAAGGCCATGTGCTACGAGGATGCGGGAGTGAAGTACAGGGGGACATGGAGCGAAACAGAAAGCGGCATGGAGTGCTTAAACTGGAACAGCAGCGCAGTGGCCCAGAAGCGGTACAGTGCGCGCCGGGCAGATGCCCTGCAACTCGGCCTGGGCAACCACAACTATTGCCG AAACCCGGATAAAGACACGAAGCCCTGGTGCCACATCTACCGAGGGGGATCATACAGTTGGGACTTCTGCAGCATCGCTTCCTGCTCCAGGG AAAAAGACAAGTGTGTTTCTGGAAGGGGCACAGACTACCGAGGCAGGCACAGCACCACGTCATCTGGGGCCTCCTGTCTGAGATGGGACTCTGAACTCCTTGCTGGCAAAATCTACACGGCCAAGAAGACCAACGCGCAGCAGCTGGGCCTTGGGAGTCACAACTACTGCCG GAATCCGGACAACGACACCAAGCCGTGGTGCCAGGTGTGGAAGGGTGGCAAGGCACAGTGGGAGTACTGCGATGTGCCCGCTTGCT CCATGTGTGGATTGAGGAAGCAAAAAGTGTCCCAGTTCCGGATGAAAGGAGGCCGCTATTCAGACATCCAGTCCCATCCGTGGCAGGCGGCGATTTTTGTCAAGGTTCAGGGGAAGTACATATTCCACTGTGGCGGGGTCCTGATCAGTTCCTGCTGGGTCCTTTCAGCAGCCCATTGTCTTCCAGACAA CTTGCGTGCCAATCGCCTCCAGGTGGTGTTGGGCAGGACGTCCCGCATGACCCCCGAAGCCAACGAGCAGCGATTCCAGGTGGAGAAATACGTCCTGCATAAAGACTATGATAGCAGGACGTACGACAACGATATTG ctctgctgAAGCTGAACTCCTTGTTTGGAGCATGTGCGACAGAAACCGACAATGTCCGGCCGGCCTGCCTCCCAGAGCCCGGACTGGAGCTTCCTGACTGGACCCAGTGTGAGATCTCTGGATACGGCATGCATGAAGACT TCTCTTATTTCTACTCTGAGCGCTTGAAGGAAGGTCAGGTCAGGCTGTATCCGGACAGCCAATGCATCCCTCAGAGACTCGACAACAGGACGGTCACCAAAAATATGTTGTGTGCAGGAGACACCAGGAATCTAGATGATGCCTGCAAG GGCGACTCCGGAGGTCCTCTGGTCTGTCTGAACAACGGCCGCATGAATCTCCTTGGAATCATCAGCTGGGGGGTGAGCTGTGGGAAGAAAGACACGCCGGGTGTCTACACGCGAGTGGTGCGCTACCTGGACTGGATTCAGGATCACACGAGACCCTGA